The following DNA comes from Fervidibacillus albus.
TATGGTTAGAACCGGGGCAATTTGCTGAAGCATTGGAAAACATGATTGCCGTTTTAGTCATTGCGTGTCCGTGTGCGTTAGGATTGGCAACTCCAACATCCATTATGGCCGGGTCAGGCAGGGCAGCGGAATTCGGCATATTATTTAAAAGCGGCGAACATTTAGAACAAACGCATAAAATTGATACGGTTGTTCTCGATAAAACGGGAACGGTCACAAACGGAAAACCGACGTTGACAAACGTGCACCTTGTAAATGGATGGGATGAAACACAAATTTTACAAATGATCGGTACTGCTGAACGAAATTCTGAGCATCCGCTAGCTAAGGCGATTGTAGAAGGGATACGTGAAAGGGGAATTTCCTTTCTCGATTCTGAACGTTTTCAATCCATTCCCGGTTTCGGTATTGAGGCAATCGTGCGTGGCAAAAAGGTTCTTGTTGGAACGAGGCGACTAATGAGTGAAAACGGCATCGAATTTCAGGACGTATCGGTGAAAGTAGAGCAATTGGAAGAGGATGGAAAAACGGTCATGTATGTGGCGATTGATGGACAATTTGCAGGGCTCGTTGCCGTGGCAGATACGATCAAATCGACTTCTAAGCAGGCTGTAAAACGACTTCTTGATATGGGATTGGATGTTGTAATGATTACGGGAGACAATGAACGAACGGCCCGAGCAGTCGCAAAACAAGCGGGGATTCAAACGGTGATTGCAGAAGTACTTCCGGAAGATAAGGCGAAGGAAATTCGAAGCTTGCAACAAGAAGGAAAACGGGTGGCGATGGTCGGCGATGGAATAAACGATGCCCCGGCCCTTGCAATGGCGGATATTGGGATTGCCATCGGTACAGGTACGGATGTGGCGATGGAAGCGGCAGATGTGACGTTGATCCGCGGCGATTTAAACGGAATTGCCGATGCGATGTACATGAGTGGAAAAACGATTCAAAATATCCGGCAAAACTTGTTTTGGGCTTTTGCCTACAATTCGGTCGGTATTCCAATTGCGGCGATGGGCTTTTTAGCTCCGTGGCTCGCCGGTGCTGCAATGGCTTTCAGTTCTGTTACAGTCGTTCTGAACGCATTGCGGTTACAACGGGTGAAAATAAGTCACGGTTGAAGATTGATAATAGAAGGATATTCGATTGGGAAAAGTGATATGAATTGTGTTATTAGGACGATCCAACATTTGTAAACAAAATTCGTATGACAAAGAGATTGCCAAACGCATCATTGACGAAGAAGCAGGTAAACGTAAGAAAACTAGCACTCCTTTTCCCTCGTTTTTTTAAAACCAAAAGGAAATTATATTAAAATAATTGTCGTCGACCTCCAGTAGTGCAAAAAACCCGGGGGATCGACGACAATTTGTGATTTTTTCACAAACTCTATTTATCCTTGTTCTAACAACATTTTTCAATAACTAGTTGTCAAAAAAATGCCACTTTGTTATAATATTTCTGAAAAATCGTACAACCAAAAAATGTTGATTTACCAACATTTTTTAGGGTTTTGATCTTACCTATGAGGGATTGAAACTATAAATCTTCATTGCGTGTCTGTTATAATATTCATAACGTTTTGATCTTACCTATGAGGGATTGAAACTCACCACCTCTTATCGTCAATTTTAATCTGTTCTTCGTTTTGATCTTACCTATGAGGGATTGAAACTGCGACGACATCTAGTTTGTCGCAGGTCGATGATAGTTTTGATCTTACCTATGAGGGATTGAAACACAAAAAAATTGCGCCCGATCACGCTCAATTGGACGAGTTTTGATCTTACCTTCCATTCCAGCCAATTGGCGTTGTTTTTTTGCTTTGTCTAGTAGATTATTTGCTTTAGTTTTTCTCCTACCTTTAAAGGGTTAGGAACGTTTTTTCTTCGGAAGGACATCCACCTTGAGCATTGTTTTCTTTAACCTAATAAAAAGACGAAGTGAAACAGTAACGAATTATTCCTAATGTCACTGTATAATTTACTTCAAACGTAGAAAAAGAACGAATCTAATAACCTCACATACTTTTAACTTCTAGAACTTCCTATCCATAAACAAAATTTTTCCATCACAACAGTTCAAAAACGATAAACGCTTCACATCATAATAAAGGAACGGGTCTACATATAAGTTAAGGATGGTCAAATTTCTTTACGACCCTTTCTATTGACTAAGAACCATACTTTGTATTCCCTACCGCTTTTTCGGTATCTTTTTTTACGTTTCCAATAAGATTTTCAAAGAAAAAAGCACAAGACAGGAGCTATGTGAACAATGAAATCTTTTATCGAAGTAAAAAATGTGGAAAAATCCTACGATCAAAAGAAGGTTTTGAATAATATAAGTATGACGATTAACGAACCGGGTGTGTATTTACTCGCCGGACCGAATGGGTGTGGAAAAACAACATTGTTAGAATCGATTATTGGTCTTCGGCAAGTCGATCGAGGTGAAATCCTTGTGCGTGGTTCAAGTAATCATAAACATCTTCACAAACATGTTGGTTTTTTATTGCAAGGAACGGGATTGCGAAAAAATTTGACGGTTAAAGATGAAATGCAGTTAATAAAAGATTTATTTCAAATGAAGATGGATGATCAAAGTTATTTAAAATTCTTTCACTTGGAACAGTATTACTTAACAAAAACAGAGAAATTATCCGGGGGAACGAAACGAAGAATTATGTTGGCGTTACTATTTATGCCTAATTACGAAGTGTTGATTTTAGATGAACCAGCATCGGGGTTGGATACTGAAAGCCGATCGGCGATTTGGAATTTCATAAAAACATATTCAAAACAAAAGGTGATTTTTGTTTCGGATCATTACTTAAACGAAGCGGCGAAGTATTGTGATTACATTTTTTTAATGAACAAAGGGGAAATCATTAGTCAAGGAACAAAGGAAGAAGTTTTGCGTCAAATGAATAAGACACATGTTTTAAATATACAGTCGAACGCATTGCCTGATTTATCCAGAAAATTATCCTTAATCGATGAAAAAATTGTTTCACTTGAATTCGAGGGATCAACCTACGTATTTTTGAAATTAGAAGAGAATCAAACGCTTCAACATGTTTGGGAAATTTTAGGGGATACAAGTGCAGTGGTCGAATTCCATGCAGTGGATTTCGAGGACGTTTACTTTTATTTAACGGGGAATTTAACCATTTATAATAAAGGAGAACGTTTATGATTGCAATTAAAGCATTTTTTAAAGTGGAATTAAAGGCATTGTTACGCGAACCGGTAACGATTTTTTTTATGATTATCTTGCCGATTATTTTAACGATTGTTTTTGGCAGTACTTTTGGGGACGAGCCCATTGCGGAAGGATCCGATGTATTAGGAATCGATCTTGTCATTCCGATTAATATCGTATTTTTACTTGCGAACGCCGGTTTAATGGGAATACCGATTACGATTAGCGAAGTGAGAAGTCAAATGGCGTTGAAAAGATATTTTACTTTGCCGATTTCATATTACGGTTATTTTATTTCATTAGGAATGACCTTTGCCTTCGTTAGTTTTATTTCGACACTAATTTTCGGCGCAATTAGCTATATTTTTTATAAAGCCTCCTTTTGGATGAATGCAGTTCATACGATTTTATTTATCGTCACTTGTTTTTTAATCCTTTATGTGTTCTTTATCGGAGGGTATTTGATTGCATTAAATATAAAAAATACCCGGACGACAAATATCGTTTCCACAATTAGCTTTTTGGCAATGGTTTTTTCATCTGGTGTGGCCATTCCCCTTGAATCAATGCCGAAATATATTCAGAATGCTGCAGATGTGTTGCCAATGTCCCATTCAATAAAAATTTTACAAGATTTATGGATCAATGAGATAAACTATTCCGACCGATTCGGGGATTATTTATATTTGCTTGTCGTTGCCATCCTATTCACTCTTTTTGTTAAATGGCGACGTTTGAAATGGGATTAATGAACAACTGAATGAACAAAAAACTCCCGGTATCCCACTTGTAAGAAACCGAGAGCAAAAATAGTGAGCGGATGAATGGTGTTGAAACGTCATCTAGAAGTCAAAAAACGATTGATTCAAATCATTTCTAAAGATTAAATGGTCATTCCACCATCGACTGCAATCGTTTGAGCCGTAATATTATCGCCTGCTTCACTACATAAGAACAGAACTGTATTTGCGATATCTTTCGTTTCTTGGGGGCGTCCCATAGGAATATCCTTCGTAAACTCTTTAAACAATTGATCTCTTTTTTCCATGTCGTCGCCGGCCCATTCTTCTAACGTTTGTTCCCACATATTTGTCCGAATAACGCCAGGCAATATGGCATTGACCGTAATATTATATGGAGCAGCTTCCCGACCGAAAGCTTGTGTTAATGCGTTTACGCCCCCTTTTGAAGCACCGTAAATACTTCCTCCGTCCAGTCCCAATCTACTAGCAACCGAAGACATATTGATAATTTTACCTTGTTTTCTCGTTTTCATATATTCCAAAGCAGCTTTACAACCGAAGATCGTTCCTTTTAAATTAATATCGATGACGTCATCAATATCCTTTTTTGAAAATTGTTCAATTGGTCGCATTCTACCGATTCCAGCACAATTAATCATAAAGTCCAAACTTCCGAATGTATCCACTGTTTTCGCAACAAGTTCTTCTAGTTTTTCAAAGGAACGAACATCAATTCCAACGCCAAAAGCTCGTACTCCTTTTTCCTCTAATTCCTTTGCCACAGCATCCGCTTGATTTTGATCAAGATCTGCCACTGCAACATTAATCCCAGCTTCAGCAAAAGCTTTGGCAATTTCTAAACCAATACCACTTGCAGCACCTGTAATAATCGCGTTCTTTCCTTGCATGTTAAATTGAATCATCTTACCATCTCCTTTTTTATGAAAATTGGTGGAATCTATCTGAATCCCTTTGTTTCATACTGTGAAATGGTTCGTATGGCATAAGGAATTCATTCGAAAAAATCAATTTCATAATCGGATACTATAAAAATGAATGCGGTTTCACCTTAAATTATATAATATTGTTCAATTATTCACAATCTTTTTTGCGTCTATTGGTTCATTTTTTAGTATTATGATTTAAAAAAATTGTTAAAAAGATAGGTTAGGTGCATGATTTCTAACTTATATATTGCGAAATAATTGAATTTTTAATAACAAATATAGTATTCTTCTATTAAGAACCTTATTTCGTCCAGGAAAATTGAAATAGTTACACTAACAAGGAATGTAGATCTTACCTATGAGGGCTAGTAAATGTTGTGGATGTGCATTTTCCAGCTAACTTCTTTTTAAGTTAAACTAAAAAGGTAAAATTAAATGATAAGGGTGAAACATATGCGGTTGAAAATCATTTTTTCGAATCCAGAGAAATATATGGAAGTCCCCGTAAACTATCAACGAATATTGCAAGGGGTGATCTACCATTCATTAGAAACAGATGAAGAATTTCAACATTTTATTCACGAGACCGGGTATACATATGAGAACCGTCGATTTAAAGCGTTTACATTTAGCCGGTTGTTTGGCAAAAGCGAATTCAATCCGAAAAAAAGAACCCTCATTTTCAATGGGCCGATTACTTGGTACATCAGTTCTGCCATCCCGAAGTTTATTCATCTTCTTGGCCAAGCGTTTTTGTTAAAAGAAAAAATTCGCCTTCATCAAACGGATGTGTACCTAGAACAATTGCAGTATGAACAAACTCCCCCGATCCATAGTGAAAAACTTCAAATTAAAATGTTATCACCCGTTACTGTCTATAGTACATTCTTAAAGGATAATGGAAAGAAAATTACCCAATATTTTGATCCGAGTGACCTTGCCTTTTCCCATCTAATTGAGGAAAATGCGAAAAAAAAGTACGAAGCCTTTTTCCAAAAACCGTTTGAAGGACAACTGAAGATCAAACCATTGAAGGTGACACCAAAAGACAAAGTCGTCACGAAATATAAAGATACGATTATCAATGGGTGGAATGGCATTTACGAATTGGAAGGACCGATGGATATGCTCGAGTTTCTATATAACA
Coding sequences within:
- a CDS encoding ABC transporter permease encodes the protein MIAIKAFFKVELKALLREPVTIFFMIILPIILTIVFGSTFGDEPIAEGSDVLGIDLVIPINIVFLLANAGLMGIPITISEVRSQMALKRYFTLPISYYGYFISLGMTFAFVSFISTLIFGAISYIFYKASFWMNAVHTILFIVTCFLILYVFFIGGYLIALNIKNTRTTNIVSTISFLAMVFSSGVAIPLESMPKYIQNAADVLPMSHSIKILQDLWINEINYSDRFGDYLYLLVVAILFTLFVKWRRLKWD
- the cas6 gene encoding CRISPR-associated endoribonuclease Cas6; its protein translation is MRLKIIFSNPEKYMEVPVNYQRILQGVIYHSLETDEEFQHFIHETGYTYENRRFKAFTFSRLFGKSEFNPKKRTLIFNGPITWYISSAIPKFIHLLGQAFLLKEKIRLHQTDVYLEQLQYEQTPPIHSEKLQIKMLSPVTVYSTFLKDNGKKITQYFDPSDLAFSHLIEENAKKKYEAFFQKPFEGQLKIKPLKVTPKDKVVTKYKDTIINGWNGIYELEGPMDMLEFLYNSAIGSKNSQGFGMFGLLNKYEISH
- a CDS encoding ABC transporter ATP-binding protein, with translation MKSFIEVKNVEKSYDQKKVLNNISMTINEPGVYLLAGPNGCGKTTLLESIIGLRQVDRGEILVRGSSNHKHLHKHVGFLLQGTGLRKNLTVKDEMQLIKDLFQMKMDDQSYLKFFHLEQYYLTKTEKLSGGTKRRIMLALLFMPNYEVLILDEPASGLDTESRSAIWNFIKTYSKQKVIFVSDHYLNEAAKYCDYIFLMNKGEIISQGTKEEVLRQMNKTHVLNIQSNALPDLSRKLSLIDEKIVSLEFEGSTYVFLKLEENQTLQHVWEILGDTSAVVEFHAVDFEDVYFYLTGNLTIYNKGERL
- a CDS encoding SDR family NAD(P)-dependent oxidoreductase; the protein is MIQFNMQGKNAIITGAASGIGLEIAKAFAEAGINVAVADLDQNQADAVAKELEEKGVRAFGVGIDVRSFEKLEELVAKTVDTFGSLDFMINCAGIGRMRPIEQFSKKDIDDVIDINLKGTIFGCKAALEYMKTRKQGKIINMSSVASRLGLDGGSIYGASKGGVNALTQAFGREAAPYNITVNAILPGVIRTNMWEQTLEEWAGDDMEKRDQLFKEFTKDIPMGRPQETKDIANTVLFLCSEAGDNITAQTIAVDGGMTI